CGGGGCCGAGCGGCTTCGCAAGCTGATATCCACCCAGGGGCGCGGCCAGTTCGATGCGATCGTCGACGAGATCCTGAACCGCTCGGAAGCCCGCGCGCGCGAACTCCTCGCGGCGCTGCCGCAGGGCACCTTCAGCTTCGACGACCAGCTCGACGATTACGGCCCGGGCACCGAGCCGATCGGCGTCTGCGTCGACGTGACGCTGGACAAGGAAGGAGCCACGGTCGATTTCTCCCGCAGCAGCGATCAGGTGCCGGCCGGCATCAACTGCTACATCAACTACACCCGCGCCTATGGCAGCTTCGCCATGCGCATCTTCGCCAAGATCGACGTTCCCAACAATGCGGGCGTCGAGCGCGTGATCAAGGTGGTGGCGCGCGAGGGGAGCTTCTTCAACGCGCGCTTTCCGGCCGCCAGCGGCGGCCGCGCCTCGGTGCAGGTTCGCATCTTCGACGCCATCAACGGCGCGATGTCCAAGGCCGTCCCGGAGCGGGCGATGGGCGCGTTCAGCCACTGGGGCAATCCCAAGATCGGCGGCGTCGACGAGCGGACCGGCCAGCGCTGGATCATGTACGACCTCATTTTCGGCGGTTATGGCGGCCGCTCCAGCAAGGACGGCGTGGAGGGTCTCGCGCCGGTGATGAACTGCGCCAATGTGCCGGTCGAGGTGCACGAGACCAACAATCCGATCCGCATTCACCGCCTGCAGGCGATTCCCGACAGCTGCGGCGCCGGCCTCTATCGCGGCGGATGCGGCACTCGAAAAGACGTTGAGATCCTCTGCGAGGACGCAACGGTGGTGTTGCTGGGAGATCGCCACGCCAAGCCGCCTTACGGCCTGTTCGGCGGCGGGTCGGGCGCGCCGGCGCAGACGCTGCTTATCCGCAACGGCATCACCGAAAGCCTCGGCTCCAAGGAAATTCGCGCCTTGCGCCGCGGCGACATCATCAGCTTTCGCCTGGCGGGGGCGGGTGGCTACGGCGATCCGGCGGAACGGTCGCGCGCCCAGCTGCGCCGCGACGTCGCCGACGGCTACATCAGCGCCGAAAAAGCCCGCGAGCTCTACGGCGCAAGCGAAGGAGAGCTGGCCTAGCGGCCGTCAAGAAGCCGGCGTGCGCCGGTTGGCCGGTCGCACGGCGTCTCAACAATAAACAGCTAGTCGAGGGAAACGTCATGAAGATGCTTAGAGTGGGGCTGCTGGCAGCGGCGGGATACCTTGCCGTGTCGGGCGTGGCTGCTGCAGCGGAAGATTTGCCGATCGGGGCGATCGGCAGTCTCTCCGGCGGCGCGACCGACTGGGGCGTGGCGACGCAGAGAGGCGTGCAGCTTGCGATCGACGAGGTCAACGCGGCCGGCGGCCTGAAGGTCGGCGACAAGACCTATACGCCGCGCCTGATCATCTATGACGACACCTATTCCGGACAGGGCGGCTCGACCGCCGCGACTCGCCTCGTCAGCGCCGACAAGGTCAAGTATGTGCTTGGACCGATCGGCACGCCGGCGGTGCTGGGTGCGTTGTCGGTGACGAGCCCGGCGAAGGTGCTGGTAATGTCCGACGGCTTCTCGCCGAAGATCCTGACGCCGGAGAGCGCCTACAACTACCGCATTTCCGCCACCACCAAGGAGTTCGGGCCGCCGATCATCGCCTGGCTGAAGCAGCAGTATCCGTCCGCCAAGAAGGTCGCCCTGATCGCTCCCTCGGACGCGATCGGCCAGCAGGTGGTTCCGATTCTCGAAGCCGCCTACAAGGCGGCGGGCTTCGAGGTGGCATTCAGCGAAAAATACGAGCGCGGCGTATCGGACTTCTCGCCATTGCTGACGCGGATGATGACCCAGGATGTCGACGTCCTGGACCTTAATTCGAACGCCCCGGCCGAATCCGGGCTGCTGCTGAAACAGGTCCGCCAGCTCGGGTTCAAGGGGCAGATCGTCCAGATCGGCGGTCCCTCGATCGAGGAAAACATGGCGGTCGCGGGCCCGCTGGCCGAGGGCTTCATCTCGTTCAACTTCTTCGATCCGGACAATCCGCTGGGCAAGAAATTCTACGACGCCTATTCCAAGAAATACGGTCCGGCCATGAGCACATGGTCCCCGGTCATGTACAACGGAGCGCGCATCCTGCTGGAAGCGATCAGCCGCAGCGGCTCGCTCGACGTCGACAAGATCAAGGAGACCTTTGCCAAGATGGAGGACTACGACACGGTCTTCGGCAAGGTGAAATGGGGCGGCCGGGAGACCTATGGCATCGACCACCAGCTGATGATCGACTTCATCATCCAGCAGGTCAAGGACGGCAAGATCGTGAACATCGCCAAGGTCTCGGCCAAATAGGCTTTCGTCTGAAACTTGTCCTGCGCCAGGTGGGGAGCAAGAACCCGGCATGATGTCTTGGGCTGTCCTGAGCCAGATCGTTCTCAACGGGCTCAATTTGAGCGCCATCTATATCCTGATGGCGCTCGGCTTCACCCTCATTTTCGGAATCATGCGCATCGTGAACTTCGCCCACGGCGAGTTCGCGATGCTCGGCGGCTTCCTCGTGCT
This genomic interval from Bradyrhizobium sp. NP1 contains the following:
- a CDS encoding ABC transporter substrate-binding protein yields the protein MKMLRVGLLAAAGYLAVSGVAAAAEDLPIGAIGSLSGGATDWGVATQRGVQLAIDEVNAAGGLKVGDKTYTPRLIIYDDTYSGQGGSTAATRLVSADKVKYVLGPIGTPAVLGALSVTSPAKVLVMSDGFSPKILTPESAYNYRISATTKEFGPPIIAWLKQQYPSAKKVALIAPSDAIGQQVVPILEAAYKAAGFEVAFSEKYERGVSDFSPLLTRMMTQDVDVLDLNSNAPAESGLLLKQVRQLGFKGQIVQIGGPSIEENMAVAGPLAEGFISFNFFDPDNPLGKKFYDAYSKKYGPAMSTWSPVMYNGARILLEAISRSGSLDVDKIKETFAKMEDYDTVFGKVKWGGRETYGIDHQLMIDFIIQQVKDGKIVNIAKVSAK
- a CDS encoding hydantoinase B/oxoprolinase family protein, with product MNHSASNTSRIDPVTLTVVWNSLVSIADEMGGALRRTAFSEAVREGEDFSTGLFDGKGRLIAQGNFTPGHLGAMPYAVENVLKYIPPETLSPGDTLCTNDSFLGGSHFPDFYLVTPVFLDDSIIGYVVNTAHHVDVGGAHPGSEAVQGVKESFAEGIRVLPVKIIRKGEFDTDILRIILGNVRLPEKVRGDLFAQRNANHVGAERLRKLISTQGRGQFDAIVDEILNRSEARARELLAALPQGTFSFDDQLDDYGPGTEPIGVCVDVTLDKEGATVDFSRSSDQVPAGINCYINYTRAYGSFAMRIFAKIDVPNNAGVERVIKVVAREGSFFNARFPAASGGRASVQVRIFDAINGAMSKAVPERAMGAFSHWGNPKIGGVDERTGQRWIMYDLIFGGYGGRSSKDGVEGLAPVMNCANVPVEVHETNNPIRIHRLQAIPDSCGAGLYRGGCGTRKDVEILCEDATVVLLGDRHAKPPYGLFGGGSGAPAQTLLIRNGITESLGSKEIRALRRGDIISFRLAGAGGYGDPAERSRAQLRRDVADGYISAEKARELYGASEGELA